From the genome of Croceibacterium atlanticum:
GCATAAAGGGCCGGGTTTGCGGCAGCCGGACGACAACAGGATCGTGGATAGCGGGCGGGCAGTCCATTAATCGTTGATTTCGATCAATATCCTGTGATTGATTTATTTCATCAAACCAATCGATACTCCTCACTGGCGAGAATCGGCAGTGGGCCCTATCTCCTCTCCCGAGTGTTTCACCCCCAGGAAATAGGGAGATTTTACGCATGGGTATCATTGGCAGCACTGTGAAGCCGTTCAAGGCCACCGCATTCCAGGCCGGCAAGGATTTCTTCGAAGTCACCGAGAAGGATCTCGAAGGCAAGTGGACGGTGTTCTTCTTCTACCCCGCCGACTTCACCTTCGTCTGCCCGACCGAGCTGGAAGATCTCGGCAAGCAGTATGACACGCTGAAGGGCATGGACGTGGAAGTCTATGGCGTTTCCACCGACACGCATTTCAGCCACAAGGCATGGCACGACACTTCGGACAAGATCGGCAAGATCCAGTATCCGTTCCTGGGTGACCAGCTGCACACGCTTTCCAAGAACTTCAATGTTCTGCGCGAGGAAATGGGCCTGGCCGACCGTGCGACCTTCGTGGTCGATCCCGACGGCGTGATCCAGATCATGGAAATCACCTGCGAAGGCGTTGGCCGTAACGCGGCCGAACTGGTCCGCAAGATCAAGGCCGCGCAGTATGTCCGCGCCAATCCGGGCCAGGTCTGCCCGGCCGCATGGGAAGAAGGCAGCGAAACCCTCGCTCCGTCGCTCGACCTCGTCGGCAAGATCTAAGTCTTAGCAATCCCCGCATCCCGATGCGGGTCGCATGGCGGCCCGGGGCGTGCCCCCCACGCCCCGGGCCGTTTCAGTTTCCAGCAGGAGAATATTCCGATGCTCGACGCCAATATGACGCAACAGCTCCAGCAATTTCTCGGCAACCTGCGCGAGCCGATCGAGCTCGTCGCCTCTCTCGGCGACGATGACAAATCGGCCCAGACCCGCGAATTGCTGGAAGAAATTGCTGCCCTGAACGACAAGGTGACCGCCAGTTTCGACGGCACCAACGAACGCAAGCCCAGCTTCATCATCCGCCGCGCAAGCGATGCGGAAAAGTGGGTCCGCTTCGCCGGCCTGCCGATGGGCCATGAATTCACCAGCCTCGTGCTGGCCCTGCTCTGGGCCGGTGGCCACCCGCCCAAGGTGGAACAGGATGTGCTGGACCAGATCGCCGCACTTGAAGGCGATTACAATTTCGAGATGTATTTCTCCCTGTCCTGCCACAATTGCCCGGACGTGGTGCAGGCCCTGACGCTGATGGCGCTGAACAATCCGCGCATCACGGCCACGCTGATCGAAGGCGGTGCCTTCCAGGACGAGGTGGAGAAGCGCAATGTCCTCGCCGTGCCGGCAACCTTCCTCAACGGGGAAATGTTCGCCAGCGGCAAGATGAGCGTGGAAGAAGTGCTGGCCAAACTGGATGGCAATGCCGGCGCCCGCGCGGCGGCCAAGCTGGCCGACAAGGAACCGTTTGAAGTGCTGGTCATCGGCGGCGGCCCCGCCGGTGCGGCAGCCTCCGTCTATACGGCGCGCAAGGGCTTCAGCACGGGCATCGCGGCAGAACGCTTCGGCGGGCAGGTGCTGGACACGATGGGGATCGAGAACTTCATTTCCGTCCCCTATACCGAAGGCCCCAAGCTGGCCGCCCAGCTGGAAGCGCATGTCGGTGAATATGACATCGACGTGATGAATTTGCAGACGGCGAAACAGCTCATTCCGGCCAGGCAGCCCGGCGGGATGCACGAGGTGGTGTTCGAAAACGGCGCTTCGCTGAAGGCCCGGTCCATCATCCTGTCCACCGGCGCCCGCTGGCGGAATCTGGGCGTGCCGGGCGAATTCGAATATCGCAATCGCGGCGT
Proteins encoded in this window:
- the ahpC gene encoding alkyl hydroperoxide reductase subunit C encodes the protein MGIIGSTVKPFKATAFQAGKDFFEVTEKDLEGKWTVFFFYPADFTFVCPTELEDLGKQYDTLKGMDVEVYGVSTDTHFSHKAWHDTSDKIGKIQYPFLGDQLHTLSKNFNVLREEMGLADRATFVVDPDGVIQIMEITCEGVGRNAAELVRKIKAAQYVRANPGQVCPAAWEEGSETLAPSLDLVGKI
- the ahpF gene encoding alkyl hydroperoxide reductase subunit F, translated to MLDANMTQQLQQFLGNLREPIELVASLGDDDKSAQTRELLEEIAALNDKVTASFDGTNERKPSFIIRRASDAEKWVRFAGLPMGHEFTSLVLALLWAGGHPPKVEQDVLDQIAALEGDYNFEMYFSLSCHNCPDVVQALTLMALNNPRITATLIEGGAFQDEVEKRNVLAVPATFLNGEMFASGKMSVEEVLAKLDGNAGARAAAKLADKEPFEVLVIGGGPAGAAASVYTARKGFSTGIAAERFGGQVLDTMGIENFISVPYTEGPKLAAQLEAHVGEYDIDVMNLQTAKQLIPARQPGGMHEVVFENGASLKARSIILSTGARWRNLGVPGEFEYRNRGVAYCPHCDGPLFKGKRVAVIGGGNSGVEAAIDLANIVGHVTLVEFDSKLRADQVLQDKLRSLANVDILVSAQTTEITGDGERVNGLVYKNRESGEEKTVELEGVFVQIGLVPNTEWLKESGLELSKFGEIMIDEKAATNLPGIFAAGDCTTVPYKQIIIAMGEGSKAALSAFDYLIRTQPADEVAEAA